A region from the Arcobacter sp. LA11 genome encodes:
- a CDS encoding ferredoxin-thioredoxin reductase catalytic domain-containing protein: MIKKLDIESDEFQTVFELTKQFTDKVCEEHGFVYNPEADVNESIQMGLTRNKLIYDKRYCPCFMVVGNTQEEKDKADNRLCPCTPALEEEIPAQGHCHCGIFCTPEYAKSIEEKAQLIEEEIVHSKGLKKDECEAILTKEQISGHEVESLLEARELGFVNFNLVDTREWMEWVGHRIKGTDYLIPTTSFYQALERIQDKKEVPVVVYCHSGSRSAYCQRIMLDMGFKSVANLDYGIITYQGEIISGE, from the coding sequence ATGATTAAAAAATTAGATATAGAAAGTGATGAATTTCAAACAGTATTTGAATTAACAAAACAATTTACAGATAAAGTATGTGAAGAGCATGGATTTGTTTATAATCCAGAAGCTGATGTAAATGAATCAATTCAAATGGGACTTACAAGAAATAAACTTATATATGATAAAAGGTATTGTCCCTGTTTTATGGTTGTAGGTAATACACAAGAAGAAAAAGATAAAGCAGATAATAGACTTTGTCCTTGTACTCCTGCTCTAGAAGAAGAGATACCAGCGCAGGGGCATTGTCATTGTGGAATTTTTTGTACACCAGAGTATGCAAAATCAATTGAAGAGAAAGCACAATTAATTGAAGAAGAGATTGTTCATTCTAAAGGTCTTAAAAAAGACGAGTGTGAAGCAATTTTAACTAAAGAGCAAATAAGTGGACATGAAGTTGAATCTTTATTAGAAGCAAGAGAATTAGGTTTTGTAAATTTCAATTTAGTAGATACAAGAGAGTGGATGGAGTGGGTAGGACATAGAATTAAAGGTACTGATTATTTGATTCCTACAACATCATTTTATCAAGCTCTAGAAAGAATTCAAGATAAGAAAGAGGTTCCTGTAGTTGTATATTGTCACAGTGGTAGTAGAAGTGCATATTGTCAAAGAATTATGCTAGATATGGGATTTAAATCTGTAGCAAATTTAGATTATGGAATTATAACTTACCAAGGTGAAATTATATCTGGAGAATAA
- the aat gene encoding leucyl/phenylalanyl-tRNA--protein transferase produces the protein MNILPLDKYSYSFPNPLYACDEGILAYGGDLSTTRLLKAYLNGIFPWYNKTDPILWWSPNPRMILNLNEFKVSKSLKKTIDKNIFEIKFDSNFKQVMIECSKINREGQNGTWILPEIIEAYTKLYEMKFAHSFEAYFNGELVGGGYGINIGNIFCGESMFSKKNDASKVALYYLVQRLKSNGFKMIDCQIPTPHLESLGAKKIPREEFLNLVCESKENPKNF, from the coding sequence ATGAATATATTACCTTTAGATAAGTATTCATACTCTTTTCCAAATCCTTTATATGCCTGTGATGAAGGTATTTTAGCCTATGGTGGGGATTTGTCTACAACTAGACTTCTTAAAGCATATTTAAATGGAATTTTTCCATGGTATAATAAAACTGATCCTATTTTATGGTGGAGTCCAAATCCACGTATGATTTTAAATTTAAATGAATTTAAAGTATCAAAATCCTTAAAAAAAACAATTGATAAAAATATTTTTGAGATTAAGTTTGATAGTAATTTTAAACAAGTAATGATTGAATGTTCAAAAATAAATAGAGAAGGACAAAATGGCACTTGGATTTTACCTGAAATAATTGAAGCATATACAAAATTATATGAAATGAAATTTGCACACTCTTTTGAAGCTTATTTTAATGGAGAGTTAGTTGGTGGTGGGTATGGTATAAACATAGGTAATATATTTTGCGGCGAGTCTATGTTTTCAAAGAAAAATGATGCCTCAAAAGTAGCTTTATATTATTTAGTACAAAGACTTAAATCAAATGGTTTTAAGATGATTGATTGTCAAATTCCAACTCCTCATTTAGAGTCCTTAGGAGCCAAAAAAATTCCAAGAGAAGAGTTTTTGAATCTAGTCTGCGAATCTAAAGAAAATCCTAAAAACTTTTAA
- a CDS encoding c-type cytochrome, with amino-acid sequence MKKILLSSVVAIALLTGCGEDKKAAETKPVVEAKVEEVKKVEPKVEMAKTPEEKLVDQVKESTSTVATKIAEESKKVAEIGTEAVKSVSEKVVAKTEEVTKVMTEKAVETKDKIEESINTIVATKTEAKDSTADAAKGKGLYLKCAGCHGQNGEKAALGKSKVIKGWEASKTVAALKGYKDGSYGGPMKGVMKSQVANLSDEEVDALGAFISSL; translated from the coding sequence ATGAAAAAAATTTTATTAAGTTCAGTTGTAGCTATCGCACTATTAACTGGATGTGGGGAAGACAAAAAAGCTGCAGAAACAAAACCAGTTGTTGAAGCAAAAGTTGAAGAAGTAAAAAAAGTTGAGCCAAAAGTAGAAATGGCAAAAACTCCAGAAGAAAAACTAGTTGATCAAGTTAAAGAATCAACTTCTACTGTTGCAACTAAAATTGCTGAAGAATCAAAAAAAGTTGCTGAAATTGGAACAGAGGCTGTAAAAAGTGTAAGTGAAAAAGTTGTTGCAAAAACAGAAGAAGTTACTAAAGTAATGACTGAAAAAGCAGTTGAAACAAAAGATAAGATTGAAGAAAGTATTAATACTATCGTTGCTACTAAAACGGAAGCAAAAGATAGTACTGCTGATGCTGCAAAAGGAAAAGGTTTATATTTAAAATGTGCAGGCTGTCATGGTCAAAATGGTGAAAAAGCTGCATTAGGTAAATCAAAAGTTATTAAAGGTTGGGAAGCATCTAAAACTGTTGCGGCACTAAAAGGTTACAAAGATGGATCTTATGGTGGACCAATGAAAGGTGTTATGAAAAGCCAAGTAGCTAATTTAAGTGATGAAGAAGTTGATGCATTAGGTGCATTTATATCTTCACTTTAA
- the clpA gene encoding ATP-dependent Clp protease ATP-binding subunit ClpA has translation MISKELRNIFAQAVNYAKKSRHEYLTIEHIFLMLIHDEVIESLFVDLGLDQNKLFNDIKKHIDENTPVYPEDVQDEPIETVTLTSTIENMVATTQTSGRGNASVEDMFVAILKDEKSYATFLLKSAGVERVDILEEISHKEDDEDEFENEATTNNDENKETKVLDKNSTELVSLALKGEIDPVIGREKEISRVVQILSRRKKNNPILVGEPGVGKTAIAEGLALEIANKRVPEFLEGAKVFSLDMGSMLAGTKYRGDFEKKLKALLKEIIKIPNSILFIDEIHTIVGAGSVSGSAMDASNILKPMLANGKLRCIGATTFSEFRNDFSKDKALSRRFAKVDIDEPSIEDTVTILEGLKSKYEEFHGVKYNKNSIEMAVELSKKYITDRFLPDSAIDVIDEVGASKKIEYATLNKKNIKILQKDVEDTVAKMAHIPSKSATRSDISLLKNLEKNMQKRVFGQDEAISTIVQSIKRNKAGLNIDKKPIGSFLFTGPTGVGKTEVAKELSNQLGIHFERFDMSEYMEAHTISRLIGAPAGYVGFENGGLLTEAIRKHPHCVLLLDEIEKAHPDLMSILLQVMDNAELTDNSGNKADFQNVVLVMTSNLGASEANVMGFAKDDSLNENKAVNKFFAPEFRNRLDAMVSFDSLSIDVVTKVAGKFVEDLEKQLESKKISISITNRAKKELAILGYDKAMGARPLGRVISDKIKNVLTDEILFGKLKKGGSVKIDFVKDEFVFEYKPLEHK, from the coding sequence ATGATAAGTAAAGAATTAAGAAATATATTTGCACAAGCTGTAAATTATGCAAAAAAAAGTAGACATGAATATTTAACAATTGAACATATATTTTTAATGCTGATTCATGATGAAGTTATTGAAAGCTTATTTGTAGATTTAGGATTAGATCAAAATAAACTTTTTAATGATATTAAAAAACATATTGATGAAAATACACCTGTTTATCCTGAAGATGTTCAAGATGAGCCAATTGAAACAGTCACTTTAACTTCTACAATTGAGAATATGGTTGCAACTACGCAAACTAGCGGAAGAGGCAATGCAAGTGTAGAAGATATGTTTGTAGCAATTTTAAAAGATGAAAAATCTTATGCAACATTTCTTTTAAAATCAGCTGGAGTTGAAAGAGTTGATATTTTAGAAGAAATTTCGCATAAAGAAGATGACGAAGATGAGTTTGAAAATGAAGCAACTACAAATAATGATGAGAATAAAGAAACAAAAGTATTAGATAAGAATTCTACTGAATTAGTTTCTTTAGCTTTAAAAGGTGAAATTGATCCTGTTATTGGAAGAGAAAAAGAGATAAGTAGAGTAGTTCAGATTTTAAGTAGAAGAAAGAAAAATAATCCTATTTTAGTGGGTGAACCTGGTGTTGGAAAAACTGCAATTGCTGAAGGTTTAGCTTTAGAAATTGCAAATAAAAGAGTTCCTGAATTTTTAGAAGGAGCAAAAGTATTCTCTTTAGACATGGGCTCTATGTTAGCAGGAACAAAATATAGAGGGGATTTTGAAAAGAAATTAAAAGCACTTTTAAAAGAGATAATTAAAATTCCAAATTCTATTTTATTTATAGATGAGATACACACAATAGTAGGAGCTGGAAGTGTCAGTGGAAGCGCTATGGATGCTTCGAATATTTTAAAACCAATGCTTGCAAATGGTAAACTTAGATGTATAGGAGCTACAACTTTTTCTGAATTTAGAAATGATTTTTCTAAAGATAAAGCACTAAGTAGAAGATTTGCAAAAGTAGATATAGATGAGCCTTCAATTGAAGATACAGTAACTATTTTAGAAGGTTTAAAGTCTAAATATGAAGAGTTTCACGGAGTTAAATATAATAAAAATTCTATTGAAATGGCAGTTGAACTTAGCAAAAAATACATAACAGATAGATTCTTACCAGATAGTGCAATTGATGTTATTGATGAGGTTGGAGCTTCAAAGAAAATAGAGTATGCTACATTAAATAAAAAGAATATAAAAATTTTACAAAAAGATGTTGAAGATACAGTTGCTAAAATGGCACATATTCCTTCTAAATCTGCAACTAGATCTGATATTTCTTTACTAAAAAATCTTGAAAAGAATATGCAAAAAAGAGTATTTGGACAAGATGAAGCAATTTCTACTATTGTTCAATCAATAAAAAGAAATAAAGCTGGATTAAATATTGATAAAAAACCTATTGGAAGTTTTCTTTTTACAGGACCTACTGGTGTTGGTAAAACAGAAGTTGCAAAAGAGTTATCAAATCAATTAGGTATTCATTTTGAAAGATTTGATATGAGTGAATATATGGAAGCTCATACCATTTCAAGACTTATTGGAGCACCAGCTGGATATGTTGGATTTGAAAATGGTGGACTTTTAACAGAAGCTATTAGAAAACATCCTCATTGTGTACTTTTACTTGATGAGATTGAAAAAGCTCATCCTGATTTAATGTCAATTTTACTTCAAGTTATGGATAATGCGGAACTTACTGACAATAGTGGTAATAAAGCAGATTTTCAAAATGTAGTTTTAGTTATGACATCTAATCTTGGTGCAAGTGAAGCAAATGTAATGGGATTTGCTAAAGATGATTCTTTAAATGAAAACAAAGCAGTAAATAAATTTTTTGCTCCTGAGTTTAGAAATAGACTTGATGCTATGGTTAGTTTTGATTCTTTAAGTATTGATGTTGTTACAAAAGTAGCAGGTAAATTTGTTGAAGACTTAGAAAAACAGTTAGAAAGTAAAAAAATCAGTATTAGTATTACTAATAGAGCTAAAAAAGAATTGGCAATACTAGGTTATGATAAAGCTATGGGTGCAAGACCTCTTGGTAGAGTTATTTCAGATAAAATTAAAAATGTTTTAACTGATGAAATTTTATTCGGTAAACTTAAAAAAGGTGGAAGTGTTAAAATTGATTTTGTGAAAGATGAATTTGTATTTGAATACAAACCATTAGAACACAAATAA
- the clpS gene encoding ATP-dependent Clp protease adapter ClpS: MANELEIELDSDLEVSEPKKYKVFLLNDDYSTMDFVIDILTKVFRKNVDQATQIMLNIHNNGKAICGIYTHEIASTKVTQVKTLAREKGFPLKAMMEEE; the protein is encoded by the coding sequence GTGGCTAATGAATTAGAGATTGAGTTAGATAGTGATTTAGAGGTATCTGAACCAAAAAAATATAAAGTTTTTTTATTGAATGATGATTATTCAACAATGGATTTTGTTATAGACATCTTAACAAAGGTATTTAGAAAAAATGTAGACCAAGCGACGCAAATAATGCTTAATATTCATAATAATGGAAAAGCAATATGTGGTATTTATACTCATGAAATTGCCTCAACAAAAGTAACACAAGTAAAAACATTAGCAAGAGAAAAAGGCTTTCCTTTAAAAGCTATGATGGAAGAAGAATAG
- the bioD gene encoding dethiobiotin synthase — MNNTKNIFITATNTDIGKTYASELFLKYYANKGLKVGYYKPIETGVIDLPIDGNKMLNLVKELNPNFDVSINDVVPYQFELPAAPYVAKKDLKIDINLIIEKKKYLESLCDILIIEGAGGLLVPIEKDFFIIDLIKKLKTKAILICPSRLGSINDSLLSQEALKNRKIDFDWYINLYEDKESFEEVTLPFYKDYFKTINFLDDLKD, encoded by the coding sequence ATGAACAATACAAAGAATATATTTATAACTGCTACAAATACAGACATTGGCAAAACTTATGCAAGTGAACTTTTTTTAAAATATTATGCAAATAAAGGTTTAAAAGTTGGTTACTATAAACCTATTGAAACAGGCGTTATAGATTTACCAATTGATGGAAATAAAATGTTAAATCTAGTAAAAGAATTAAATCCAAATTTTGATGTTTCAATAAATGATGTTGTACCATATCAATTTGAACTTCCAGCTGCTCCATATGTAGCAAAAAAAGATTTGAAGATAGATATAAATTTAATCATTGAGAAAAAAAAATATTTAGAATCACTGTGTGATATATTAATTATTGAAGGTGCTGGAGGATTATTAGTTCCTATTGAAAAAGATTTTTTCATTATAGATTTAATCAAAAAACTTAAAACTAAGGCAATATTAATTTGTCCTTCTAGATTAGGTAGTATTAATGATTCTTTATTATCACAAGAAGCTTTAAAAAATAGAAAAATAGATTTTGATTGGTATATAAATTTATATGAAGACAAAGAAAGTTTTGAAGAAGTTACTTTACCTTTCTATAAAGATTATTTTAAAACAATAAATTTTTTAGATGATTTAAAAGACTAA
- a CDS encoding MFS transporter yields the protein MNYRELLTKYPVIRQLSLLQFIAYFGAWFSNVAIYTMLVNFGSSSFAISVVVAMHLIPAIVIAPLSGAIIDRFKIKSLMLTLLTTELIMTLLFLTIDDKSELWLLMIFIFIRMGSASMFFSTEMSLLPKLVSGKVLQKANEIHSIIWSFTYAAGMGVGGIVVNSFGIKTAIMIDALFFLSAIILFLNIEFKIDIIHTKEKISTMIKDGFIYLKNNKIVLHLILLHSSVGLTAFDTLVTLLAKNEYKYIIAVPLSIGITNAFRAVALMVGPLFITNKVNKETLTYILLFQGIAIVAWGLLQFNFYIALVAVFFTGFMTTTIWSYTYALLQEKVEQKYLGRVISYNDMIFMLSNVITTFFIGIMADLISLELITIIIGCAFFAVAIYYKRIKEWI from the coding sequence TTGAATTATCGTGAATTATTAACTAAATATCCTGTAATAAGACAACTCTCTTTATTACAATTTATTGCATATTTTGGGGCATGGTTTTCAAATGTTGCAATATATACTATGCTAGTAAATTTTGGTTCTTCTTCCTTTGCCATTTCTGTTGTTGTAGCTATGCATCTTATCCCTGCAATTGTTATTGCACCACTTTCAGGTGCTATTATAGATAGATTTAAGATTAAATCATTAATGTTAACTCTTCTTACAACTGAATTGATTATGACTTTACTTTTTTTAACAATAGACGATAAAAGTGAACTTTGGTTATTGATGATTTTTATTTTTATTAGAATGGGTAGTGCTTCGATGTTTTTTTCAACTGAAATGTCACTTCTTCCTAAACTTGTATCAGGAAAAGTATTACAAAAAGCAAATGAAATCCATTCTATTATTTGGTCTTTTACATATGCAGCAGGAATGGGAGTAGGTGGGATAGTAGTTAACTCATTTGGAATTAAAACTGCAATTATGATTGATGCATTATTTTTCTTAAGTGCAATAATTTTATTTTTAAATATAGAGTTTAAAATTGATATTATTCATACTAAAGAAAAAATATCAACTATGATAAAAGATGGATTTATTTATCTGAAAAACAATAAAATAGTTTTACATCTAATTTTACTTCACTCTTCTGTTGGACTTACTGCTTTTGATACTTTAGTCACACTTTTAGCTAAAAATGAATATAAATATATTATTGCTGTTCCTTTATCAATTGGTATTACAAATGCCTTTAGAGCGGTTGCTTTGATGGTAGGACCTTTATTTATCACAAATAAGGTTAATAAAGAGACGCTAACTTATATATTGCTTTTTCAGGGTATTGCAATTGTTGCTTGGGGACTATTACAGTTTAATTTTTATATTGCTTTAGTAGCTGTCTTTTTTACAGGTTTTATGACTACAACGATTTGGTCATATACTTATGCTCTATTACAAGAAAAAGTTGAACAAAAATATTTAGGACGGGTTATATCATATAATGATATGATATTTATGTTATCAAACGTAATTACAACATTTTTTATTGGAATAATGGCTGATTTAATTAGTTTAGAGCTAATAACTATTATAATAGGATGTGCATTTTTTGCTGTTGCAATATATTATAAAAGGATTAAAGAATGGATATAG